CCACATATAACCCGGATATGGTTGCGGTTCACACCACCTGTCTGTCCGAAACCATCGGCGACGACGTGAACCAGATTGTCAGAAAGGCCAAAAAAGACGGCACCATCCCCGAAGGCAAGTATGTTGTCCATACGGCAACACCGTCCTATGTGGGGTCCCATGTTACCGGTTTTGCCAATATGGTGAAGTCCATTGCCATCCAGATGGCCGAAAAGACCGGCACATCCAACGGGAAAGTCAACCTGATCCCCGGGTTTGTAGAACCTTCGGATATGGCTGAAATCAAGAGAATTGCCGCAATGATGGGCGTTGGGTCCATCCTGTTTCCGGACACCTCCGGTATTGTGAACGGACCGCTCACCGGAAAGTTTGAGATGTATCCCAAAGGCGGAACAAGCATTGAAGACCTGAAAAGCACAGGCGACAGTATTGGTTCCATCGGCCTGGGTGCCTGGGCCACTGCTGATGCAGTCAAAGCCCTTGACAGTCAGTTCAAGGTGCCCGGCCAGGTGCTGGATCTGCCCATCGGCTTGCTGGCCACAGACCGGTTCGTTGATGCCCTGCGCACCGTAGCCGGCGTAAGTGTTCCCGATTCTGTTACCCAGGAACGCGGACAGCTGCTGGACGTCATTTCAGACATGCAGCCCCACCTGTACGGCAAAAAAGTTGCCCTGGCAGGCGACCCGGATCAGCTGATCCCCTTGGTTGAATTTCTGGTGACCATCGGCATGAAACCGGTTCATATCGTTTCCGGTACCCCGGGCAAGGCCTTTACCAAACGGATCAAAGAGATCACTGCCAAGTTTGGCGACGATATCAATGTCAAGAACCCCGGCGATATGTTCCTGCTGCATCAGTGGATCAAGAATGAACCTGTGGACCTGCTCATCTGCAACACCTACGGCAAGTACATGGCCAGAGACGAGGATATCCCCTTTGTTCGCCACGGATTCCCCATCCTGGACCGGATCGGCCACTCCTACTTCCCCACAGTCGGGTACTCAGGCGGTCTGCGTTTTCTGGAAAAAATCCTGGGCGTTCTCATGGACCGCAAGGACCGGGATGCATCCGAAGAGACCTTTGAACTGGTAGAATAATATCTGCGCAACTCAAGCAGTAAAGGATAAATAACATGACCTCCATATCGGTACTCAAACAGAGAGAAAAACAGATCTACCAGAAGGGTAACCAGCCCTTTGAGATGGAATGTGAAACCAAGAGTCTGGCCGGTGCAGTCAGCCAGAGAGCCTGTGTCTTCTGCGGCTCCAGAGTGGTGCTTTACCCAATCGCAGACGCCCTGCATTTGATTCACGGACCCATCGGATGCGCCTCCTATACCTGGGACATCAGAGGGGCCCAATCTTCGGGCCCGGAGCTTCACCGGATGAGTTTTTCCACCGATCTGTCAGAAACCGATATCATTTATGGCGGAGAAAAAAAGCTGAAAAAAGCGTTGCTTGAACTCATTGAAAAGTATTCGCCCAAAGCTGCCTTTATTTACTGTACCTGCATTGTGGGCATCATTGGTGATGACGTGGACGCGGTTTGCCGCCAGGTCGAAGAAGAGACCAACATTCCTGTCATCGCTGTCCACTCTGAAGGATTTAAAGGAACCAAAAAAGACGGATACAAGGCGGCATGCGACGCCTTGTTCAGTCTCATCGAACGAAACAAGGCCCCCCAGGCCACCATCCCCGACTCTATCAATATTATGGGTGAATTCAATATTGGCGGAGAGACATGGATCATTAAAAAATATTATGAAGCCATGGGGGTCAAGGTGGTCTCGGTGATCACCGGTGACGGCCGGGTGGAAGAGGTCCAGCAGGCAAAGAATGCCGCCTTGAACGTGGTTCAGTGTTCAGGGTCCGTGACCCACCTGGCAAAGCAGATGGAAAAAGAGTACGGCATCCCCTATATAAGGGTCTCCTATTTCGGTATTGAAGATACCTCCGAGGCCCTGTACCAGGTGGCGGTGCACTTTAAGAAAAATGATGAAATCCTTAAAAAGACCCGGGAGCTGATTAAAAAAGAGGTCCAGGCCATTGTCCCCACCCTGGAGACCATGAAAAAAGATCTTGAAGGCAAAAAAGCATCCATATATGTGGGCGGCGCGTTCAAGGCCTTCTCCATGATCAAGGCATTGAAAACCCTGGGTATGGAAGTGGTTCTTGCCGGTTCCCAGACCGGCACCAAGGAAGATTATGAGGTGCTCCGGCAGATGTGCAACGAGGGCACCGTGATTTTAGACGACTCAAACCCCCTGGAGCTGGCTAAGTATTCTGTTGAAAAAGACGCAGACCTGTTTATCGGCGGCGTTAAGGAACGTCCCATTGCCTATAAGATGGGCATCGGATTCTGCGACCATAACCATGAACGAAAAATTCCCCTGGTCGGCTTTGAAGGCATGGTCAATTTTGCAAAAGAAGTCCATGGAACCGTTACAAGCCCGGTATGGGACTTGGTCCCCAGGCGGCAGACCCCAACCGGAAAGGAAGGTGCGATATGACCTCAAGCAGATCTTATAAAGAGACCCCCTCATATACCCCCACCCAGAATGCATGTAAAATGTGCACCCCTTTAGGGGCCACCCTGGTGTTCCAGGGGATTGAAGGCTGCGTGCCCCTGCTTCACGGCTCCCAGGGATGTTCAACCTATATGCGGCGTTACCTGATCTCCCATTTCAAAGAACCCGTGGATATTGCCTCATCCAACTTCACCGAGGAGACGGCTGTATTCGGCGGCGGGGCCAACCTGAAGCTGGCCATTGAAAACGTGGCCCGCCAGTATACCCCTTCCATGATCGGGATCGCCACCACCTGTTTGTCCGAAACCATTGGGGATGATGTTCAGTTGATATTGAACAGCATGGACAATACCATCAACGGCACGGCCCTGGTCCATGTATCCACACCCTCTTACAGCGGCACCCATGTAGACGGATTCCATGGCGCAGTGGCCGCGGTAGTGGACCGGTTTAACCCGGCGGGCAAACGCATTGTTTACCGGCCCAAGAAAAAGAAAAAAATTAACCTGTTCCCCGGCATGCTTTCCAATGAAGACCTGCGGCATTTAAAAGATATTTTTGCAGATTTTAATACCCCTGTGACTATTTTGCCCGATTACTCCGAGCGCCTGGAAGGCCCTTCATGGCAGGAATACCAGGCCATCCAGAAGGGCGGAACAACCATTTCGGCCATTGAAAAAATGAATGTGGCTGTTCACAGCATGGAGTTTGGTTCCGTGCTGGCCCTGACCGCGGAAGCCGGCCAGGAGACCGCCGGAGAGATTTTAAGCAAACGCTTTGGCGTGCCCTGCACCCGCCTGCCCATTCCCATGGGGGTCAAGGCCACGGACCGCTTTTTGGATATTTTGTCCCGGATTTCCGGCCGTCCCGTACCCGAACGGTACAGAAAAGAGAAATGGCGCCTGGTGGACACCTATGTGGACGGCAATAAATATGTTGCCAAGAAACGGGCTCTGATTTACGGCGAAGAGGATTTTGTGGTCTCCATGGCAGGATTCCTTGCCGAAGTGGGCATCATCCCCGTCCTGTGCGCTTCCGGCGGCAAAAGCAAAACCTTTAAAAAAGCCTTGGAACAGATCTTGCCCGAACATATCATTGACCAGGCCGTTATCCAGAATGACATGGATTTTACCTGCATGGAAGAGACCGCCGCGGCCATGCCCGAAGATGTCCGTCCTGAAATCATCATCGGCAACTCCAAGGGCTATGCCATGGCAAGACGGTTGAAAATTCCCTTGGTCCGGGTGGGCTTTCCCATCCACGACCGGATCGGCGGATCGCGTATCCTGCACGTGGGATACAAAGGGGCACAGCAGTTGTTTGACACCATCGTCAATGCAATTTTAACGGCAAAACAGACCGAATCCAAAATAGGATACTCATATATGTAAATAGTTTTCGTAGAAAATTGACCATTTTTCTACAGAAACTAAATAAGGAAATTATGGATCATGATGAATTTAGATAACCACCCCTGTTTTAATAAAAAGTCCTGCAAGGATTTCGGTCGAGTTCACCTACCGGTAGCCCCGGCCTGTAACATCCAGTGCAATTTCTGCAACAGAAAGTTTGACTGCGTGAATGAAAGCCGGCCCGGTGTCACCTCCTCCATTTTGAGTCCGGACCAGGCCATGGCCTACCTGGCAGAGGTTGTTGAGGCCAAACCCAACACATCCGTCGTGGGTATTGCAGGCCCCGGCGACCCTTTTGCCAACGGCGATAAAACCATGGAAACCCTGACCAGGGTGCGTGCCGCCTACCCCGAAATGCTGTTGTGCGTGGCCACCAACGGTCTGAACATCCATCCTTACCTGGATGAACTCAAAGCTGTCAATACCACCCATGTGAGCATCACCATCAATGCGGTGGACCCTGAAGTCGGCGCTAAAATTTATTCCTGGGTCAGGGACGGCAAAAAATCCGTGGGTCCCAAAGAGGGCGCTAAAGTGCTGTTGGAACGCCAGCTTGCCGCAGTCAAAGGCTTGAAAGAACGCGGTATCATGGTGAAGGTCAACTCCATTCTGTTGCCCGGTATCAACGACGACCATATGATTGAAGTGGCCAGAGCCATGGGCGAGATGGGCGTGGATATTTTTAACATCATGCCGTACTTCCCCACCAAAGGCTCCAATTTTGAAGATATGCTGGAACCGACCAAGGGTCAGCTTAAAGAACTTAGAAAGGCCGCCCAGGTCTTTGTACCCCAGATGACCCATTGTAAACGCTGCAGAGCTGATGCCGTAGGCCTCCTGGACGATCCTTTGAACCAGAAACTCATGGACCGGTTGACCTTTCACGCCACATCTCCCATTTTATTGCCCAGCGCGCCCAAGTATTGCCACGAACAGGATTGTGACGATGGGTATGCGTTCAATGCTGCCGGGCCAAGACCCTATGTGGCCCTGGCCACCCGGGAAGGTGCATTGATTAATCAGCATCTAGGTGAAGCCGAAGAACTGCACATCTATGACCTGACCGGAGACACCCCGGAATTTGTGGAGACAAGAACCGTGCCCAAACCCGGAGCCGGCGATGTCCGCTGGAATAACCTTGCCCGGACCATTAAAGATTGCCACACCATCCTTGTGTCCGGTGTGGGAGAAGCCCCCAAAAAAGTGCTGGGCAACATGGGATTTACCATCCATGAGGTCAACGGCATGATTGATCTTGTACTCATGGCCATTAAGAAAGGTGAATCTCTGGATCATCTGATTGTCCGGTCACAGACCTCCTGCGGTGAGTGCAGGGGCACAGGAACCGGCTGCATGTAGTCCGGTCGGTTGGGTTGAGGAACCAAACCCAATACCCATAAGTTGTTGGGTTTCACTTCGTTCGACCCAACCTACGTGTGGCCGATGTTATGACAAGCTCGAAAACAAATTAAATATATAACCAATAAAAGAATAAAATTTTTAAGGAGAAAAGATGAACAAGCCCGAAAAACACATCCTCGTATGCGCAAGTTTTCGTCCCAGCGGAGAACCCAAGGGCAAATGCCACAGAAAAGGGTCCGGCGATTTTCTGGCCTACATTGAAAACGAAGTGATCGACAGAGGCCTTGAAGAGGTTCTGGTCTCTTCTACCTGCTGCCTGAAACAGTGTGATGACGGCCCGGTTATGGTGATTTATCCGGATAATATCTGGTACGGCAACGTTGAAAACGAAGAAGCCATTGACACTATTTTAGACGCCATGGAAGACGGCGAGATCGCAGAGGATTATCTACTGTAATGAAGACCCATGATCAGCGGGTTTGGATGGTAGACACCACCCTTCGGGACGGGGAACAGGCCCCGGGTGTCTTTTTCCGGCCCTTGGAAAAACTGACCATCGCAAGTCAGCTGGCCGAATGCGGCGTTGATGAGATCGAGGTGGGCATCCCGGCCATGGGTGAACTGGCTTGCAAAGAGATTGAAGCCATTGCCCACTTGAACCTGCCCACCATGCTCACCAGCTGGTGCAGGGCGGTGAAGAAGGATATTGAACTGGCCATCGGGTGCAACACCCCCGGCTGTCACATCAGTTTTCCTACCTCGTCCATTCTGCTCAAGACCTTTGAAAAAGATGAGAACTGGGTGCTTGAGACCCTGGAAAACACCGTCCGGTTTGCACGCCAATATTTTGATCAGGTCTCCGTGGGCGCACAGGACGCCACCCGCACGGACATGGGGAGCGGGCAGGCAATGCGCCCCTTGAAGAGACAGCCATGGCCCTGTTCGGCATTGGTGCCAAAAAAAGCAACATGCGCCTGTCAGGGCTTACCCGGCTGTGCAATACCGTGGCAAGATACTCCGGGCAGCAGATCCACCCGGCCAAACCCATTGTGGGCTCACGGATATTCTCCCACGAATCGGGTATCCACTGCGCCGGGTTGTTAAAAAACGCACAGTCCTATGAATTATATGATCCCGGGCAGGTGGGACGGTGCAGCACAAGACAGATGGTGTTAGGGGTGCACTCCGGTTCAGCCGCCATCATGCATGCCCTGGCGCACCGCAATATCAGTATTGATGCCGATGCCGCCCAAAGGTTACTGCCCAAGGTCCGGGCTGCGGCTGCCAGAACAAACAAGCCCGTTTCCCCGGAACTGCTTGAAAGGATCTATCGCAGGACATTGTACGTAACAAAATAAAACTCAACGCCAATTTTACAGACCTTTTTTGACTTTATGCGCTGTAATTTGGCGAAAGGTCCATGGTTAAAATTAAATCTGTCACAGATGCTTTGAATTTTAAGTTGTCATCAAGGCATGCCAAGAAATTAACTACTTGTTCTCCTGTCGGCTTAACGTTGCTGGAAGCAGCTTAAAAGACAAGCAAAAGTGCGATTTATTTTAACCATGGGCCAAGAACAAAAAAAACGAACACAAAAAGGTACCGGTTATTTTCCTTTTCTATGGAAAAAGGGTTCATCTAATTCATCCGATTTCTGAAGTTGTGGATGAATGTGTAAAGATCCGGCGTTCATTCTCCGCTATTCCCGGTAAGCCGACAATGATGCGAGTATTCCACGAGTGCGATTCCCTATATCTTGAAGATCATGCGCATCTGGCCGTCCTTCAATATTTCCCAGCCGTCCCTTTTGATTGAATTCCGGTGGTCGGTTGGCAAATTGACCCGGCACATGCCATTCGTCCAACACGATAAAGCCCAGGTGCGCCAGGGCAGAGCGCAGCCATAACGTCATGGGGACAGCTTCGCCAACGCCAATGTGCGGACCCCCGAAAGTGGCAAAACAAATAGCAAATTTGCCGGGAATAATGGGCGCAGCCGGTTTGATTCGTCCTTGTTTATTGGCTGTTTTCATGGTGCGCTGAACAAATTCTGTCAAGGTTTTGGTGGGTAACCAGTCGATGACACCGGAGCCGATAAAAACAAGATCGTGGTCCAGCAAATCGATATCCGTATCTTTATTCACTTTCACGATTTGCGAGGGCACTAATTGAGCTGATGTTTCATATATCTGCTGTGCAACTTTTTCTGTATTTCCACTCAAAGAATCGTAAATAATCAATGCATCCATTTTTTCTCCTTTGCTGTTTTTTTATTTTAAATTCAAATATTCTTGACAAAAATCATACTCTCCAGTATGGTAAATTTTCATATATCGGTCTTAACCAGACCTGTCAATGAAAATCATACTATGGAGTTTGTTTTTTTAAATTATAACCCCTGGCCAAATCACATATGAAAAAAATAGAACAAAACAAAAAATTAAAGATTCAGCGCATACTAAAAGCCGCCCGTGAACTATTCCAATCAAACGGATTCATCGGCACCAGCATGGATAAAATTGCCGAGCAGGCCCAGGTCACCAAACAAACGGTGTATCGGTATTTTGAATCCAAAGAGGCGCTTTTCAAATCGGCACTGGAAGCCCAGCGACTGGAGGCGACCAATGACTTTTTGGACGCACTGGATCTGGAGGACACCACAAAAGCCCTGAACGCCTTTGCCTTTGGATTCATTGAAAGACATTTATCAAAGGCGCACCTGGCCAATATTAGGCTGCTGGTATCCGAAGGTCCCATGGTCCCGGAAATCACACGCGCTTTTTATGCCGTTGGGCCTACGCGAACCAAAACCCGCCTTGCACGGTTTTTTAAAGAACGGTTCAATGTTGAAGACGCTCAATACGAAATCGATGTTTTTTTGAGCATTCTTCTGTCTACGCGTATGACCGTACTTACCGGTTTGGTTGAGCCGCCGTCACGGACAAAGATCCGGCAGCATTCCGTCAAAGCGGTCAATAGCATTCTGAAACTGCTGGATTTATAACAATAGACGTTGCAATTGATGTTGATAGATTATTTTCATAAACGACAAAGGAGATCCCCAAATGAATTTATTCCCGTTAAACAATCAAAGTGTCTGGAACAATCTGTGGCTTAATGAGTTAAAAAATGCCCCCGAGAAAAACCCAGGTACGGATCATTATAAAAAATGGGACAATCGCGCCCAAAAGTTCGACAAACTGTCCGCAACACCAGAGGCGGTTGCCCGCAAAGAACGTATTTTGTCTATGCTCACCCAAGCCGGGGCTCTTCAAGCCGGAAGCCGCGTTCTGGATGTCGGTGCCGGATCGGGAAACTGGGCCGTTTCCATGGCAGAAATGGGGGCAAGCGTAGTTGCACTTGAGCCTTCCAGCGGCATGGTTGAGATACTCAGACAAAAGATTGACGCTTTGGGGTTTGGTCCGGATCAAATTCGTATCAAACAGCAGACTTGGCAGGACCTGAATTTGGAAAAAGAGGGGCTGGCCGGTCAATTTGACCTGGTTTTTTCCTCCATGAACCCTGGTGTTTGCGATCCAACGACATTGGAAAAAGTCATGCAAGCATCTCGAAAATTTTGCTATTTGAGCACCTTTTCCGGTGGGAGCCCTCGCAGTTTTTACAACAACCTGTGGAAAGATGTCACGGGCCAGACGCTTGAAAGCACATCATGGGATTTCATTTATCCTTTCACCTATGTTTACGCCCAAGGATACCGTCCCCAGATCGATTTCCATGTCTGGACCCATGACCGTGAAGAGACCATTGATGAAGCCGTGGAGAATATAGTCTTTTTTACACAGGGCATTACAGACGTTACGCCGGAGACTCACCAAAAGCTAAAGGTTTATATCACCGGCCAGGCCGTTAACGGGATTTTTCATCAAAAACAGACCGTTTGCCAGGGCGTCATGCTGTGGCAGGTCGATTGAAACAGGGAACAGGACCGTATTCCCTTTTTTTGTCCTTGCCCCTTCGGCCACATGCGCAGCATGGTGTGCATGTGGCTGTGGGCATTTTTTAAAATTTTGTTTGTGTTTAAAATTATTAGGTTGAGTTATAATTTTCGGATAACTATGATACGAATATCAACTTTGATTTGTTAAAATTCATAGCTGATCCATGCGTAAATGCTTCGTCCTGAACCAGGCTGGAATCCGTTGTCTGAGCTCCAGACAAATGCCGTGTACTCTTTATCAAACAGGTTCTTGACTTCAAGTCCCACGGTTGCTTTTGTTAGTTTTTGAAATTTATATGATGTTTTGAAATTGAAAATATCATAGTCTCCGAAACGGCGTTCATCCTCGGAGACGTTCTGAACATAGTAATCGCCCTGGGACTCCATCCAGAAACTGCTCGACCATCCGGACGGGTGATCAAAACTGATCCCCAATTTGGCCATATAGTCGGGGATCAGCTCAATATCCTTGCCTTTTCGATCTGCCTTGGCAGGCCCCGGATCAGTATATATTGCTTCAACCCGGGAATAAGACCCCCACAGGGAAAACCAGGGATGGGGCCGTACACTGAAGCTTAAATCCCATCCATTTCTTTCGGTTTCGCCGGCATTGATTTGATCTCCTGAGCCGTCAGCCATTTTGCGGACTTCATTGGTGGCCACCATCCGCCATAAATTGGCGCGCATGGAAAGCCAGTCAAATGGGGATGCTTTGATGCCCACATCCCAGCCTTCATTTTCAGATTCGGACAATTCATAGGAATTAAAACTGCCGTCGTATCCCTGGCCGTACCGGGCCGGTACCCCAGGAAGCTGAAATGTTCTGCCCCAGTTGGCATAGATATTATACCCCTTGAACGGGGTGATGGTGGTGCCGAATTTGGGCTGCCAGATCAGGCCCATGTCCAGTAAGTCTGATTGGGTTCCTGTCAGTTTGTTTTCAAAATGGCCGTCAAATTTGTCGACCCTGAGGGCGGCAACGAGCCTGAGCCAGTCGTTTATCGTTCCGTCAGCCTGGATATAGCTGCCCCAATAGGACAAGTCATTGTCAAAATATCTGATTTCATCTCCCTGTCTGACCCGGTCAATGCATGTCCAGCGCTGGGTAATGCTTTGGTTGAACTGGTAATCAACACCCCAGTCAAATTTAAGGCTTTGGATACCGATATTGTTTAATTGGTAAGTCAGCGTAGAAATTCCGCCGTACTGCCGGTCATGGACCCGGTCCTCGGATTGACTGCCGGCATCGCTCCATCTTGACCAGCGAAACCGTTCCAGCTCCTGTGCATAGGTTTTAACCGTCCAGGCCAGGGCATTTGAAAATTCATAATCAAAGTGGAAGCTGATATGTTTATTTTGCTGGTCGCCGCCATCGGAGCGGGAATAATCCGCCGAACTTGTGGGGTCGTTGGCGGCAGCCTCCTCTGGTAGATAGCCCGGGGCATCTGCGGTCATGTCAAAAAAACGGGCAATGATACCTGCCGAGCCACGGCCGTCCTTTGTCAGATAGAACCATTTTCCGGACAACGCCCCTTTTTTAAGATCCGAGTTGTCGCGATAGCCTTCGGTGGACCTGAAACCGGCAAAATAGGTCTGGGCAAAATTGTTTTTTTCATGCCCGGTGATAATGCCGCCGTCGTAGGTATTATAGCTGCCTGTAAGCAGTTTGACCTTTGTATAGTTGCCGAATTGTTTGGTATGGATGTTCATGCTGCCGGAAATATTGTTGAGGCCGTACCTTGGGTCACTGGTGCCCCGAATCAGATCAATTTGTTCAATTTCCAGGGGGAATATGAACTGCATATCCACCTGTTTGGTGCTGCTGTAGTAGGATGGTATGCCGTCAATGAGCAGGGCCACCGGAGGGGTACTGTTCAGATCATACCCTCTCATGGAAAACGTGCCTGAAATCACTCCTTGGTTATACTCACCCGAGTAAATGCCCGGAAATTTTTTCATCAGCTCCATGCTGAAATTAACATTTTCATTTTCCAGTTGTTCGCCACCCATTACATCAACCGAAGAGGGCATGTCTGCCGCTTCAACATAGCTGGATTTTGCCGTAACAACAACTTCTCCGATTTTCATGTATACCTTGCTACGCTCGGTCTCTGTTTCAGTTCCTGATTGCACGGCTTTTTTTTTCGTCCTGGGCTCGCCTGAGTTTTTGTCAGTATCAAGGACCACGGTATCC
The DNA window shown above is from uncultured Desulfobacter sp. and carries:
- a CDS encoding nitrogenase component 1 encodes the protein TYNPDMVAVHTTCLSETIGDDVNQIVRKAKKDGTIPEGKYVVHTATPSYVGSHVTGFANMVKSIAIQMAEKTGTSNGKVNLIPGFVEPSDMAEIKRIAAMMGVGSILFPDTSGIVNGPLTGKFEMYPKGGTSIEDLKSTGDSIGSIGLGAWATADAVKALDSQFKVPGQVLDLPIGLLATDRFVDALRTVAGVSVPDSVTQERGQLLDVISDMQPHLYGKKVALAGDPDQLIPLVEFLVTIGMKPVHIVSGTPGKAFTKRIKEITAKFGDDINVKNPGDMFLLHQWIKNEPVDLLICNTYGKYMARDEDIPFVRHGFPILDRIGHSYFPTVGYSGGLRFLEKILGVLMDRKDRDASEETFELVE
- the nifE gene encoding nitrogenase iron-molybdenum cofactor biosynthesis protein NifE, whose translation is MTSISVLKQREKQIYQKGNQPFEMECETKSLAGAVSQRACVFCGSRVVLYPIADALHLIHGPIGCASYTWDIRGAQSSGPELHRMSFSTDLSETDIIYGGEKKLKKALLELIEKYSPKAAFIYCTCIVGIIGDDVDAVCRQVEEETNIPVIAVHSEGFKGTKKDGYKAACDALFSLIERNKAPQATIPDSINIMGEFNIGGETWIIKKYYEAMGVKVVSVITGDGRVEEVQQAKNAALNVVQCSGSVTHLAKQMEKEYGIPYIRVSYFGIEDTSEALYQVAVHFKKNDEILKKTRELIKKEVQAIVPTLETMKKDLEGKKASIYVGGAFKAFSMIKALKTLGMEVVLAGSQTGTKEDYEVLRQMCNEGTVILDDSNPLELAKYSVEKDADLFIGGVKERPIAYKMGIGFCDHNHERKIPLVGFEGMVNFAKEVHGTVTSPVWDLVPRRQTPTGKEGAI
- a CDS encoding nitrogenase component 1; protein product: MTSSRSYKETPSYTPTQNACKMCTPLGATLVFQGIEGCVPLLHGSQGCSTYMRRYLISHFKEPVDIASSNFTEETAVFGGGANLKLAIENVARQYTPSMIGIATTCLSETIGDDVQLILNSMDNTINGTALVHVSTPSYSGTHVDGFHGAVAAVVDRFNPAGKRIVYRPKKKKKINLFPGMLSNEDLRHLKDIFADFNTPVTILPDYSERLEGPSWQEYQAIQKGGTTISAIEKMNVAVHSMEFGSVLALTAEAGQETAGEILSKRFGVPCTRLPIPMGVKATDRFLDILSRISGRPVPERYRKEKWRLVDTYVDGNKYVAKKRALIYGEEDFVVSMAGFLAEVGIIPVLCASGGKSKTFKKALEQILPEHIIDQAVIQNDMDFTCMEETAAAMPEDVRPEIIIGNSKGYAMARRLKIPLVRVGFPIHDRIGGSRILHVGYKGAQQLFDTIVNAILTAKQTESKIGYSYM
- the nifB gene encoding nitrogenase cofactor biosynthesis protein NifB, which gives rise to MMNLDNHPCFNKKSCKDFGRVHLPVAPACNIQCNFCNRKFDCVNESRPGVTSSILSPDQAMAYLAEVVEAKPNTSVVGIAGPGDPFANGDKTMETLTRVRAAYPEMLLCVATNGLNIHPYLDELKAVNTTHVSITINAVDPEVGAKIYSWVRDGKKSVGPKEGAKVLLERQLAAVKGLKERGIMVKVNSILLPGINDDHMIEVARAMGEMGVDIFNIMPYFPTKGSNFEDMLEPTKGQLKELRKAAQVFVPQMTHCKRCRADAVGLLDDPLNQKLMDRLTFHATSPILLPSAPKYCHEQDCDDGYAFNAAGPRPYVALATREGALINQHLGEAEELHIYDLTGDTPEFVETRTVPKPGAGDVRWNNLARTIKDCHTILVSGVGEAPKKVLGNMGFTIHEVNGMIDLVLMAIKKGESLDHLIVRSQTSCGECRGTGTGCM
- a CDS encoding (2Fe-2S) ferredoxin domain-containing protein, which translates into the protein MNKPEKHILVCASFRPSGEPKGKCHRKGSGDFLAYIENEVIDRGLEEVLVSSTCCLKQCDDGPVMVIYPDNIWYGNVENEEAIDTILDAMEDGEIAEDYLL
- a CDS encoding flavodoxin family protein, which produces MDALIIYDSLSGNTEKVAQQIYETSAQLVPSQIVKVNKDTDIDLLDHDLVFIGSGVIDWLPTKTLTEFVQRTMKTANKQGRIKPAAPIIPGKFAICFATFGGPHIGVGEAVPMTLWLRSALAHLGFIVLDEWHVPGQFANRPPEFNQKGRLGNIEGRPDAHDLQDIGNRTRGILASLSAYRE
- a CDS encoding TetR/AcrR family transcriptional regulator is translated as MKKIEQNKKLKIQRILKAARELFQSNGFIGTSMDKIAEQAQVTKQTVYRYFESKEALFKSALEAQRLEATNDFLDALDLEDTTKALNAFAFGFIERHLSKAHLANIRLLVSEGPMVPEITRAFYAVGPTRTKTRLARFFKERFNVEDAQYEIDVFLSILLSTRMTVLTGLVEPPSRTKIRQHSVKAVNSILKLLDL
- a CDS encoding class I SAM-dependent methyltransferase; translated protein: MNLFPLNNQSVWNNLWLNELKNAPEKNPGTDHYKKWDNRAQKFDKLSATPEAVARKERILSMLTQAGALQAGSRVLDVGAGSGNWAVSMAEMGASVVALEPSSGMVEILRQKIDALGFGPDQIRIKQQTWQDLNLEKEGLAGQFDLVFSSMNPGVCDPTTLEKVMQASRKFCYLSTFSGGSPRSFYNNLWKDVTGQTLESTSWDFIYPFTYVYAQGYRPQIDFHVWTHDREETIDEAVENIVFFTQGITDVTPETHQKLKVYITGQAVNGIFHQKQTVCQGVMLWQVD
- a CDS encoding TonB-dependent receptor → MCCDRNLSLALFPFPCSGAFALIPLILIAFTLCLPLPAGAHTSNQPSPNVIPFDIPAGSLDTCLNTMAIQAKITLSFEPGLVADRGSPGLKGRFTTDQALKKLLENTGILYRFISRDTVVLDTDKNSGEPRTKKKAVQSGTETETERSKVYMKIGEVVVTAKSSYVEAADMPSSVDVMGGEQLENENVNFSMELMKKFPGIYSGEYNQGVISGTFSMRGYDLNSTPPVALLIDGIPSYYSSTKQVDMQFIFPLEIEQIDLIRGTSDPRYGLNNISGSMNIHTKQFGNYTKVKLLTGSYNTYDGGIITGHEKNNFAQTYFAGFRSTEGYRDNSDLKKGALSGKWFYLTKDGRGSAGIIARFFDMTADAPGYLPEEAAANDPTSSADYSRSDGGDQQNKHISFHFDYEFSNALAWTVKTYAQELERFRWSRWSDAGSQSEDRVHDRQYGGISTLTYQLNNIGIQSLKFDWGVDYQFNQSITQRWTCIDRVRQGDEIRYFDNDLSYWGSYIQADGTINDWLRLVAALRVDKFDGHFENKLTGTQSDLLDMGLIWQPKFGTTITPFKGYNIYANWGRTFQLPGVPARYGQGYDGSFNSYELSESENEGWDVGIKASPFDWLSMRANLWRMVATNEVRKMADGSGDQINAGETERNGWDLSFSVRPHPWFSLWGSYSRVEAIYTDPGPAKADRKGKDIELIPDYMAKLGISFDHPSGWSSSFWMESQGDYYVQNVSEDERRFGDYDIFNFKTSYKFQKLTKATVGLEVKNLFDKEYTAFVWSSDNGFQPGSGRSIYAWISYEF